The DNA window CCTTTTTTTCCATGATATGGCTGGTGAAAGCGCGAAACCTTTTGATTTTCCCTTTTCCTGTTCGGGCAAATCTCTTCGCCGCTCCGCGATGAGTTTTCATCTTGGGCACCGTTTCTTACCCCCTTTATTTTGCTTTATTTGGTGCAATGATCATGATCATATTTCGGCCTTCCACGCGCGGTTCTTTTTCCACCGTTCCATATTCAGCTACCTCCGCGGCCAACTTCCGGCAGAGAT is part of the Bacillota bacterium genome and encodes:
- the rpmI gene encoding 50S ribosomal protein L35, whose protein sequence is MPKMKTHRGAAKRFARTGKGKIKRFRAFTSHIMEKKGTRRKRRLRQSTTFGKADRKRFNKLLPY